Genomic window (Alnus glutinosa chromosome 9, dhAlnGlut1.1, whole genome shotgun sequence):
CCAGATTATTCGGGCTAAATCTATGCAGAAAATGTTCAAACAATTGCAAGAAATTATCCCCCACTGTATAGCATTTTTTGAAGCAGCTAGCCCCACAACCCCATACATCTTGAGCACTTGGGCAATCCCACAAAGCATGAAGAACAGTTTCATCCTCCCTACCACAACAAGGACATAAGCCGTCTTCCACAACCTTCCTTTTAAGCAAATTAGCTTTAGTAGGCAGGAGGTTGTGGCAAGCTTTCCACAGGAATACCTTAACAGAGTTTGGGATCTTCAGGGACCATAAAACCTTCCAGACCTCCCTTTTTGCATCAATGGACGAGCAAGCACCCTTACTCCATTGCTGAATTTCCTTCCCCAGATGATAAGCACTACGAACCGAGAAAAtactgatgtgtgttttaatgagtactcgcaagcgcacgaatcgtttgcaatatagtgtgtgcaagtgcgaggtcgaatccacagggaaatggtcaaatattagtgtcttatttaatcaacctcattttaacctagttccaaaggtttgaagattaattcaagaacaaaagactaaataaaagagatgaaatgaaatatgcaaattaaaaggaactaaggctaaggaatctaccaaaccaaatccaacaactcacactcttggtttccacttgaacacccaaagaacattaagctttggatgtcattcaagtgtcttaaccacaaattctagaaccattaaatgaatccaaatcaaagataaatcacaaagagtacccatttgaaatcaaatcatccaatgtatccattcaatgaacaaatcacaatggatatcatcattcaaatcgataaaacaatgtatccatcggttgaaacacattaaatgtcctatatctactaacaatcacattcattgcaaaagataaagcatttaaatgaatggaacttgaacaacaaatatgatatatcatcaaatgtgcaagtagtataacaagagtgtgaatGTTATCAATGGaaaggcttcatcctcaaccttagttgaggttactagccttccatgactaagaacaccacaagaaaatgaagaacaaacatggaaataaaagaaaagctttacaaagagaaagtgtctaagaacaaaagctactgaaatacactatgaaatgaacgaaattaaacctagctactgttctctgaactctccaacaaggaggcatggctatggcttttatagaaggaaattaggactagaaacccatgtaaaatgactcctctagccccctctagggttcctctcttgctagagacaaccaagaacacgaaactagcgtgttctgctgcgaaaatcagagggagaactgctttttgtcatggagaagctcctgattgggtgttctggcacacttctgcaaaagtaagttctggaaaatttcgatcgatcgattaatattcgatcgatcgacttagggcaaaattcgatcgatcgattttaagttcgatcgatcgagttctttaGAACTTTCGAATTTTTTAAGCAATTCCATatgaattttgtcattcctcacttattgacctacaaaacataaaaatacaaaaactaaccaaagcatcagaaaataacaaggctaaaggtctaactaatataaatcaaggagtccaaatacacaatatttggcactcatcaaatacccccaaacttacattttgctagtcccttagcaaaaacaaaatggaaaacaaaatcaaagcataaaacataaatcctctttcgtgggagaaacgattgcatttagcatatgcaacaagccttttaaacccctaggactccctagtggacgagtgaagtctcatgagggtttgccagaaatgatacccacaaacattgaagtgctgaattatcaattgagcaaacatcatcattcaaacacatggttcacacatcatgagtatatttaacaaaatgaatatcatattatcatgttatcaaaaatcgatcaactcatagatggaaaattgagacaacatatgttcaaaagtgtaaggtgtgaataacatagattcatggggtttcgattttcctcaaatcacatatatccaaaaattcgcaggacttccatcaaataaccaaggcttatgttacatttattattatttatttattatttttgtgtcggctgtgcaatgcttgactctattaagctttctaattgacccatgtaatgagtgttgggccagtgactcccaaaccagatggttttagggcattagatgtaaaaacatccctaagggcttaattattcaagtcaaaaaggttacgaagtcaaactagccaaacaaacatccaagctgaaattctcatatttttacgcgaacacctactgcttaatgaggcaaaggacccggttactcaatgagaagtcaaattggtgatattattctaagcagattttatatatatatatataacaataagccaatgtttcatcaacaagtcatcctacaaatcttaagatacattatttttaattcaaatctcataccccacagaaacaatgctaatgtgcttgtgataaacaatttaaacatgtaaAGTCTCTccaatccaaagatgagtcaaaagatttcagattttaatgatatgcaaaattcaacatgttaaacaaaccaatgagatgcaaaccatagtaagaggTAACCATgatcaactaacaataaggtatatatattaacaagtattaacaaagcaagcattaaatgaaaacagacagaaatgtctaccccactcccaaactagaatgacacattgtccccaatgtggctagagatataataccgaaatggtgatgcaagctgggcacactgcaagagaagcgctcccccaaacttgaacggcagacactgtcctgaaaatcacaactaaaacacgaaataaaatcaaatgataagaaaaaaatgatgagggttgcctcccacaagcgctaagttttcagtctttagccagactttccatcctgacgacaatcactccgagtaactcggatcctctaaaagggtcgtctcaacctccgagctctctaactccaaaaatggct
Coding sequences:
- the LOC133876698 gene encoding uncharacterized protein LOC133876698, which produces MGKPHSYSAQASWSNGHAEQGSAYHLGKEIQQWSKGACSSIDAKREVWKVLWSLKIPNSVKVFLWKACHNLLPTKANLLKRKVVEDGLCPCCGREDETVLHALWDCPSAQDVWGCGASCFKKCYTVGDNFLQLFEHFLHRFSPNNLELLEMVARRIWLQRNSLVFEGKFLHPNTLYAEAISACDDFYCSTKTTMVLASVSVDVQELARIWKAPSAGLIKINWDAALKWRTNLDKRLNTYFKKSS